From one Montipora capricornis isolate CH-2021 chromosome 10, ASM3666992v2, whole genome shotgun sequence genomic stretch:
- the LOC138019522 gene encoding contactin-associated protein-like 5 isoform X1, which produces MSHSREQVQKICSGIGVFRVCVLFALQNFTSSANGDRIITFKEPVPNKTMEDHVIRRDEVPNEGSCRVKCYLHPDCVSINMGPLTGGKLTCELNNATAQKESALGSEEGYTYLEIQNPCSSSPCLNGGTCQAGFTSKGFRCLCTNSSFAGIHCEMAKSCSQLKRMDPAAESGEFVIDPDGKGNLASFKVTCNMTEKNGVGVTIISHDSENRTHVKGCEPAGCYSRDIQYTGASLSQLAMLTRVSSHCEQFIKYECYGSIIFRSKTREGWWVSRDSEKKTHWGGASGHKKCACGMTNSCANSRFGCNCDKNDKVWREDSGLLTNKTKLPVKQLRFGDTGDGKEEGYHTLGKFKCYGMA; this is translated from the exons ATGTCTCACTCGCGTGAACAGGTACAGAAGATATGTTCAGGTATCGGTGTTTTTAGGGTCTGCGTACTGTTTGCACTTCAGAATTTTACATCTTCAG CAAACGGTGACCGCATCATCACTTTCAAAGAACCAGTACCAAATAAGACCATGGAAGATCACGTGATCAGAAGAGACGAGGTACCCAATGAAGGAAGCTGCAGAGTCAAGTGCTATCTGCACCCTGACTGTGTCTCTATTAATATGGGGCCCCTAACAGGAGGAAAGCTGACTTGCGAATTGAACAATGCCACTGCTCAAAAAGAGTCTGCCCTAGGTAGTGAGGAAGGTTACACTTACTTGGAAATTCAG AATCCCTGCAGCAGCAGCCCGTGTCTAAATGGTGGAACTTGTCAAGCCGGATTTACTAGTAAAGGATTTCGGTGCCTTTGTACCAACAGTTCCTTTGCGGGAATTCATTGCGAGATGG CAAAATCTTGCAGCCAATTGAAACGAATGGATCCTGCAGCAGAGAGTGGAGAATTCGTCATCGACCCTGATGGCAAAGGAAACTTAGCGTCATTTAAAGTCACCTGCAACATGACTGAAAAGAATGGAGTTGGCGTGACAATCATCAGTCACGACAGTGAGAACAGAACGCATGTTAAGGGATGTGAACCAGCTGGTTGTTACTCACGTGACATTCAGTATACCGGAGCGAGTCTGTCTCAGCTGGCGATGCTCACCAGAGTCTCCTCACACTGTGAACAGTTTATCAAGTACGAGTGTTATGGTTCTATAATTTTCCGCAGTAAAACGAGAGAAGGATGGTGGGTGTCACGTGACTCCGAAAAAAAGACTCACTGGGGTGGAGCATCTGGTCATAAGAAGTGCGCATGCGGGATGACCAACTCATGCGCAAACTCTCGCTTTGGTTGTAACTGTGATAAGAATGACAAGGTCTGGCGTGAAGACAGCGGTCTCCTCACTAACAAGACAAAGCTTCCAGTTAAACAGCTAAGGTTTGGAGATACTGGAGACGGAAAAGAGGAAGGGTACCACACTCTTGGAAAGTTTAAATGTTATGGAATGGCATAG
- the LOC138019522 gene encoding contactin-associated protein-like 5 isoform X2: protein MSHSREQVQKICSGIGVFRVCVLFALQNFTSSANGDRIITFKEPVPNKTMEDHVIRRDEVPNEGSCRVKCYLHPDCVSINMGPLTGGKLTCELNNATAQKESALGSEEGYTYLEIQNPCSSSPCLNGGTCQAGFTSKGFRCLCTNSSFAGIHCEAKSCSQLKRMDPAAESGEFVIDPDGKGNLASFKVTCNMTEKNGVGVTIISHDSENRTHVKGCEPAGCYSRDIQYTGASLSQLAMLTRVSSHCEQFIKYECYGSIIFRSKTREGWWVSRDSEKKTHWGGASGHKKCACGMTNSCANSRFGCNCDKNDKVWREDSGLLTNKTKLPVKQLRFGDTGDGKEEGYHTLGKFKCYGMA, encoded by the exons ATGTCTCACTCGCGTGAACAGGTACAGAAGATATGTTCAGGTATCGGTGTTTTTAGGGTCTGCGTACTGTTTGCACTTCAGAATTTTACATCTTCAG CAAACGGTGACCGCATCATCACTTTCAAAGAACCAGTACCAAATAAGACCATGGAAGATCACGTGATCAGAAGAGACGAGGTACCCAATGAAGGAAGCTGCAGAGTCAAGTGCTATCTGCACCCTGACTGTGTCTCTATTAATATGGGGCCCCTAACAGGAGGAAAGCTGACTTGCGAATTGAACAATGCCACTGCTCAAAAAGAGTCTGCCCTAGGTAGTGAGGAAGGTTACACTTACTTGGAAATTCAG AATCCCTGCAGCAGCAGCCCGTGTCTAAATGGTGGAACTTGTCAAGCCGGATTTACTAGTAAAGGATTTCGGTGCCTTTGTACCAACAGTTCCTTTGCGGGAATTCATTGCGAG GCAAAATCTTGCAGCCAATTGAAACGAATGGATCCTGCAGCAGAGAGTGGAGAATTCGTCATCGACCCTGATGGCAAAGGAAACTTAGCGTCATTTAAAGTCACCTGCAACATGACTGAAAAGAATGGAGTTGGCGTGACAATCATCAGTCACGACAGTGAGAACAGAACGCATGTTAAGGGATGTGAACCAGCTGGTTGTTACTCACGTGACATTCAGTATACCGGAGCGAGTCTGTCTCAGCTGGCGATGCTCACCAGAGTCTCCTCACACTGTGAACAGTTTATCAAGTACGAGTGTTATGGTTCTATAATTTTCCGCAGTAAAACGAGAGAAGGATGGTGGGTGTCACGTGACTCCGAAAAAAAGACTCACTGGGGTGGAGCATCTGGTCATAAGAAGTGCGCATGCGGGATGACCAACTCATGCGCAAACTCTCGCTTTGGTTGTAACTGTGATAAGAATGACAAGGTCTGGCGTGAAGACAGCGGTCTCCTCACTAACAAGACAAAGCTTCCAGTTAAACAGCTAAGGTTTGGAGATACTGGAGACGGAAAAGAGGAAGGGTACCACACTCTTGGAAAGTTTAAATGTTATGGAATGGCATAG
- the LOC138021028 gene encoding uncharacterized protein, producing MTVPRLELMGAIVGLRLTQSVSRVLELPVKAASFYSDSTDVLWWIRGRGRDFRPFVANRIGEIQISTEPGQWQHVSTDKNPADLCSRGTSPAELAESELWWSGPDWLMKEKNEWPKMELAESPKVMPEMKSTKKQQQESTTLVAVQENQAQRAKPSQGGIVPAWRLNPKRFSSWCRLVNIHARVRRALHNMSKRGPRQTSKALLPCEIREAEAEVVRSCQREAFPGEYKALVTGKPIPTKSPLMKLNPVLDEEGCIRSNGRLQFAEYLPYDVRFPMILPRGHCVTKLIVKHYHEQANHTAGTNFVLSQINEKYWIIAAREEIREWERECNMCKRMRGKTTTQIMAPIPEIRLRFTFRPFDQTAVDYAGPFTTVQGRGVRRQKRWLCLFTCLSTRAVHLEVAFGLDTDSFLNAFTRFTSRRGLPKEMVSDCGTNFVGAVNELKELISELDQDKIQQSTANRGVTWRFNPPGAPHFGGIHEAMIKSAKKAIYGVIGTSDVTDEELITAVTGVESLLNARPLTYQSANPQDIVPLTPNHFLHGQLGGQFAPETVDTTEFSPRKRWRKVQEIISQVWRRWLQEYLPLLSRRPKWTEVVKDLKEDDVVLVLDSKLPRGRWPLGRIIETYPGRDGHTRVAKIQCGASTVVRPIHKLVPLHES from the coding sequence ATGACTGTGCCAAGGCTGGAATTAATGGGAGCCATAGTGGGTTTAAGGTTAACCCAGTCCGTGTCCAGAGTCCTAGAACTACCCGTGAAAGCAGCGTCGTTCTATTCTGACAGCACAGATGTGCTATGGTGGATTCGCGGAAGAGGTCGAGACTTTCGACCCTTTGTGGCGAACCGTATTGGGGAGATACAGATTAGTACTGAACCGGGACAGTGGCAGCACGTCTCTACCGACAAAAATCCCGCTGATCTGTGTTCCAGAGGAACAAGCCCAGCTGAGCTTGCTGAATCCGAACTATGGTGGAGTGGCCCAGATTGGCTAATGAAGGAGAAAAATGAGTGGCCTAAGATGGAGCTAGCCGAAAGCCCGAAAGTGATGCCCGAAATGAAGTCGACAAAGAAACAGCAACAGGAGTCTACCACCCTTGTGGCAGTGCAAGAAAACCAAGCTCAGAGGGCCAAGCCGAGTCAGGGTGGTATTGTTCCAGCCTGGAGATTGAACCCGAAACGCTTCTCAAGTTGGTGCCGACTGGTGAATATACATGCTAGAGTAAGGAGGGCACTCCACAACATGTCAAAGAGGGGTCCGAGACAGACCAGTAAAGCATTGTTACCGTGTGAGATCAGAGAAGCTGAGGCAGAGGTGGTGCGATCGTGCCAGCGCGAAGCATTCCCTGGCGAATACAAAGCTCTAGTGACCGGGAAACCGATACCGACCAAGAGCCCACTAATGAAGTTGAATCCTGTGTTAGACGAAGAAGGCTGTATCCGTTCAAATGGAAGACTCCAGTTTGCAGAGTACCTGCCTTATGATGTGCGATTCCCAATGATCCTGCCTCGAGGACATTGTGTAACTAAACTTATTGTAAAGCATTATCATGAACAGGCCAATCATACAGCAGGAACCAACTTTGTATTGTCCCAAATTAACGAGAAGTATTGGATCATTGCAGCCCGAGAAGAGATCCGAGAGTGGGAGCGTGAGTGCAACATGTGTAAACGAATGCGGGGCAAGACCACTACACAGATCATGGCCCCGATTCCAGAGATCCGTCTTCGCTTTACCTTCCGTCCCTTTGACCAAACAGCCGTTGACTATGCTGGGCCTTTTACCACTGTACAAGGACGAGGTGTGCGCCGACAGAAGAGGTGGCTgtgtttgtttacttgtttGTCAACCCGTGCGGTGCATTTGGAGGTAGCATTTGGTTTGGACACCGACAGCTTTCTGAATGCCTTTACACGCTTTACAAGCAGACGAGGACTGCCAAAGGAGATGGTGAGCGACTGTGGAACCAATTTTGTTGGAGCCGTCAACGAACTGAAAGAACTGATCAGTGAGCTGGACCAGGACAAGATTCAGCAAAGCACAGCCAATCGAGGAGTAACATGGAGATTCAACCCGCCCGGGGCACCACATTTTGGTGGCATTCATGAAGCCATGATAAAGTCAGCCAAGAAAGCTATTTACGGAGTAATCGGAACGAGTGACGTAACTGATGAAGAGTTAATTACCGCAGTGACTGGAGTGGAAAGCCTGCTCAATGCACGACCGCTCACCTACCAGTCAGCTAACCCCCAGGACATTGTACCGCTGACTCCAAACCACTTCTTACATGGACAGTTGGGCGGCCAATTCGCACCTGAAACCGTTGACACCACCGAGTTCAGTCCACGCAAACGTTGGCGAAAGGTCCAGGAGATAATTTCCCAAGTCTGGAGGAGGTGGCTACAAGAGTACCTTCCTTTGTTAAGCAGGAGGCCAAAGTGGACCGAAGTAGTCAAGGATCTTAAGGAGGATGATGTTGTCCTTGTCCTGGACTCTAAACTGCCCAGAGGACGGTGGCCTCTAGGACGCATCATCGAAACTTATCCAGGAAGGGATGGCCACACCAGAGTCGCTAAGATCCAATGTGGCGCGAGCACCGTTGTGAGACCAATCCATAAACTAGTGCCTTTGCACGAAAGTTAG
- the LOC138021030 gene encoding uncharacterized protein translates to MPLKVEIESVNGQFTKEIEVKTCPRNVTGNYQVENWNANKGKWRHLAQCDFASPAKDGLVDLLIGVDNADLHYSFVDVRGKGCRPVSVAGGCCDLDGTLKRFWEIESYGTELNDRVVCTEEERLALEKVSSSVCYNGERYSVSVPWKGQRPQLPDNRQMAESRLLSTEKNLKKKEIVEREYKRTIETYVEKGYLRKVPENEAPPHEVWYLPHFPIVKMSKSTTKVRIVFDCSAKCKGISLNDVIHAGPKLQRELFDVLIRFRCNPVALVCDIQEMYLQIEIEPEDRPLFRILWRDGETGRNPDVYEFSRVVFGKNSAPFEAQFIAQENARRHQTEFPLAAETVLQSTYMDDSLDSVEEDEKGVELYHQLNALWAKAGMHARKWVSNSATVMAAIPEDDRATEVNIRDSKDTVTTTLGLQWNSTDDVLAVPATPVPEDYPITKRSVLKKIATVFDPLGLVSPFVVQAKIMLQELWNRGYDWDEEVQDEVANRLQVWFSQLSCLANVKIPRCLRNQQPVKSKDLVTYDDAAQQADGEASD, encoded by the exons ATGCCGTTGAAAGTAGAGATCGAAAGTGTTAATGGTCAGTTTACAAAGGAAATTGAAGTGAAGACCTGTCCCCGCAATGTCACTGGAAACTACCAAGTCGAGAATTGGAACGCGAACAAAGGCAAGTGGCGTCACCTTGCACAGTGCGACTTTGCATCACCAGCGAAAGATGGTTTGGTAGATTTGTTGATCGGTGTCGATAATGCTGACTTGCATTATTCGTTTGTTGATGTACGTGGAAAG GGATGTAGGCCGGTTAGTGTAGCTGGTGGTTGTTGTGATTTGGATGGAACGCTTAAGAGGTTTTGGGAGATCGAGAGTTATGGAACTGAACTGAATGACCGAGTCGTGTGTACTGAAGAAGAGAGATTGGCCTTGGAAAAAGTTAGCAGCTCAGTTTGTTACAATGGTGAGAGATACAGTGTTTCTGTGCCATGGAAAGGACAGAGGCCTCAACTTCCCGATAATCGTCAGATGGCAGAATCCCGTCTTCTCAGCACAGAGAAAaacttgaagaagaaagaaattgttGAAAGAGAGTACAAGAGGACCATCGAGACTTATGTCGAGAAGGGGTACCTGCGTAAAGTCCCAGAGAACGAAGCACCACCCCATGAAGTTTGGTACCTACCGCACTTCCCGATTGTTAAGATGAGCAAGTCAACAACCAAAGTAAGGATTGTCTTTGACTGTTCAGCCAAATGCAAAGGAATCTCTCTTAATGATGTCATTCATGCTGGGCCAAAGCTTCAGAGAGAACTGTTTGATGTTCTGATCCGCTTCCGCTGCAACCCGGTTGCCCTTGTTTGTGACATTCAAGAGATGTACCTCCAGATAGAAATTGAGCCTGAAGACCGACCGTTGTTCCGAATTCTGTGGCGAGATGGGGAAACAGGCCGCAACCCAGATGTGTACGAATTCTCTAGAGTTGTTTTCGGAAAGAACTCAGCTCCTTTCGAGGCCCAGTTCATTGCCCAGGAGAATGCCAGGCGTCACCAAACCGAGTTCCCATTAGCTGCAGAAACTGTACTTCAATCCACCTACATGGATGATTCGTTAGACAGTGTTGAGGAGGACGAGAAAGGAGTTGAACTGTACCATCAGCTTAATGCATTGTGGGCAAAAGCAGGCATGCATGCCCGAAAATGGGTATCGAATTCAGCAACAGTGATGGCAGCCATACCTGAGGATGACCGAGCCACAGAGGTGAACATAAGAGACAGTAAGGACACAGTAACGACAACACTTGGCTTACAGTGGAACAGCACTGATGATGTATTGGCAGTACCTGCAACGCCCGTGCCCGAGGACTACCCAATTACTAAGAGGAGTGTTTTGAAGAAGATTGCAACTGTCTTTGACCCGCTTGGCCTAGTAAGCCCTTTCGTCGTACAAGCGAAGATTATGCTCCAAGAACTGTGGAACCGTGGCTATGACTGGGATGAGGAAGTTCAAGACGAAGTGGCTAATCGTCTTCAGGTCTGGTTCTCACAGCTGTCATGCCTAGCAAACGTCAAGATTCCGCGGTGCCTGCGAAACCAGCAACCAGTGAAGTCGAAGGACTTGGTGACCTATGATGATGCCGCTCAGCAGGCCGATGGAGAGGCCTCTGACTAG
- the LOC138021031 gene encoding uncharacterized protein, whose product MSQDGVKETGGEDSPGTEQTEDKDDEKKLEREKTLLSLKKQKRIRKTEMTKIRHHMEKLCITPKDSPKDVDAIEKDIEQLWSLLEITLEILDELCVVYLKNGEEADKQAAMEEGQMLESEIQTAIEKAHEAVKSHAQISVATASHSEFVAHPSPPIVLQGSLNPASPPPSSQSAYSSQGEAGVPESPTASHSANHRLKPLKVPSYGGDKTKFEEFWGLFESLVDQSKEPVNLKMARLRQCLYGSALEAIRGLGVSEPEYEEAKEILIAKFGGQRRQLRAYMDQLERMPQMRNNDVQGFERFADLVRITVVKLKAEGRDGELGEGTLHSLLVRKLAEVQVQGYSRWLQEQSRERSVVSLKDWLKEEVRIRVEATEMAHGLSVTEKSDGWQHSNRNPNNRNKSRNFHVKSDFTRRPPGSGQPNRKPPCPCCGSPNHGVWACLVFQQKSYDDKWTLAKEKRLCFRCLGSDHQGKSCMKSQTCQINGCRGNHHRLLHENPPATDPPMGTAQPVVNTNSYPSFTPWEGAVGPALSPEGEDSHASRAMTTHNPRSPNEAYSLRTIPVWVKAQGKKVK is encoded by the coding sequence ATGAGTCAGGACGGCGTAAAAGAAACTGGCGGTGAGGATAGTCCGGGGACCGAACAGACCGAAGACAAGGATGatgaaaagaaacttgaaagGGAGAAAACGCTTTTGagtctgaaaaaacaaaagagaatacGAAAAACCGAGATGACAAAAATTCGCCATCACATGGAGAAGCTTTGCATCACGCCGAAGGATTCGCCGAAGGACGTAGACGCTATTGAGAAAGATATCGAGCAACTTTGGTCGCTTCTGGAAATCACACTGGAAATACTGGACGAACTATGTgttgtttatttgaaaaatggagAGGAAGCGGATAAACAGGCGGCTATGGAAGAAGGACAAATGCTTGAATCGGAAATTCAAACCGCTATTGAAAAGGCACACGAGGCCGTGAAATCACACGCTCAAATTTCTGTCGCGACTGCTTCGCACAGTGAATTCGTCGCTCATCCAAGTCCGCCGATCGTTTTGCAGGGTTCGCTCAACCCAGCTTCGCCTCCACCGTCTTCCCAAAGTGCTTACAGCAGTCAAGGAGAAGCAGGAGTTCCTGAAAGCCCGACAGCCAGTCATTCCGCGAATCATCGCCTGAAGCCATTGAAAGTACCGTCATATGGAGGAGATAAGACCAAATTTGAGGAGTTTTGGGGGCTGTTTGAAAGTCTAGTGGACCAGTCCAAAGAACCAGTCAACCTAAAAATGGCGAGATTGAGGCAGTGCTTGTACGGCAGCGCACTGGAAGCGATTCGAGGGCTTGGTGTTTCAGAACCAGAATATGAAGAGGCGAAGGAAATCTTGATAGCCAAGTTTGGCGGTCAGCGGCGGCAATTGCGGGCCTACATGGACCAGCTGGAGAGAATGCCCCAAATGAGAAACAACGACGTTCAAGGATTTGAAAGGTTTGCGGACTTAGTACGTATTACAGTGGTTAAGCTCAAGGCCGAGGGACGCGATGGAGAGCTTGGAGAAGGAACACTGCATAGCTTGTTAGTGAGGAAGCTTGCTGAAGTTCAAGTACAAGGTTACAGCCGTTGGCTACAGGAACAGAGCCGGGAGCGATCGGTTGTAAGTTTGAAGGACTGGCTTAAGGAAGAAGTGCGCATCCGCGTTGAAGCTACGGAGATGGCGCATGGCTTATCTGTTACGGAGAAATCTGATGGATGGCAACATTCAAATCGAAATCCAAACAACCGAAACAAGTCCAGAAACTTTCACGTCAAATCAGATTTCACCAGAAGACCACCAGGCTCAGGCCAGCCTAACCGAAAGCCACCCTGTCCGTGCTGTGGCTCCCCGAATCATGGAGTATGGGCCTGCTTAGTTTTCCAACAGAAGAGTTACGATGACAAATGGACGCTGGCTAAAGAAAAAAGGTTGTGCTTCCGGTGTTTAGGCAGTGACCACCAGGGAAAGTCCTGTATGAAGTCACAAACCTGCCAAATCAATGGTTGCCGGGGAAATCACCACCGTCTATTGCATGAGAATCCGCCTGCCACAGACCCACCCATGGGAACTGCTCAACCAGTGGTTAACACTAACAGCTACCCGTCGTTTACCCCATGGGAGGGGGCAGTTGGCCCCGCTTTATCACCTGAGGGAGAGGACAGTCATGCCTCGCGAGCGATGACTACTCATAACCCAAGAAGCCCTAATGAAGCCTACTCACTGCGTACCATTCCTGTGTGGGTGAAGGCACAAGGAAAAAAGGTAAAGTGA